The Primulina tabacum isolate GXHZ01 chromosome 16, ASM2559414v2, whole genome shotgun sequence genome window below encodes:
- the LOC142529362 gene encoding putative sodium/metabolite cotransporter BASS3, chloroplastic, whose translation MSTISFFSLQSSNKTSLFQPSSPKTSVSCSLKDHSFASIRKGIPRNAKNFNGGTLFAVACSTSSPFIGKVGWHKREGNFSLLSFGVDPKSFVEAEAKSDASQFLSALLPFVVALTAVAALYQPSTFTWVSKDLYAPALGGIMLSIGIKLSIDDFTLAFKRPVPLSIGFIAQYLLKPALGLFMARAFGMSPMFFAGFVLMSCVAGAQLSSYASFLGKGDVALSILLTSSSTMASVLVTPVLTGLLIGSVVPVDAVAMSKSILQVVLAPVTLGLLINTYARSVVTILQPVMTFVAMICTSLCIGSPLAINRSQILSAEGLRLIGPVLSFHTAAFTLGYWISKIQPFRLEEEACRTISLCTGMQSSTLAGLLATQFLGSTQAVPPACSVVAMAIMGLCLASFWGNGYRIRDLPSLVIPKTGSALNAQ comes from the exons ATGTCTACAATATCATTTTTCTCCCTCCAAAGCTCCAACAAGACTTCACTTTTCCAGCCATCATCACCTAAAACTTCGGTGTCCTGCAGTTTAAAGGATCATTCTTTTGCTTCAATTCGAAAAGGGATTCCGAGGAACGCGAAGAATTTTAATGGAGGGACTTTGTTTGCTGTTGCATGTTCGACTTCATCGCCTTTCATTGGGAAAGTTGGGTGGCACAAAAGAGAGGGGAACTTTTCATTGCTTTCGTTCGGTGTGGATCCCAAGAGTTTTGTGGAAGCTGAAGCGAAATCTGATGCTTCTCAATTCTTGTCTGCTCTACTTCCATTTGTTGTTGCTCTCACTGCCGTAGCTGCCCTTTACCAGCCTTCAACTTTCACATG GGTGTCAAAGGATTTATATGCGCCAGCACTTGGAGGCATTATGTTGTCTATTGGAATTAAACTTTCAATCGATGATTTTACTCTGGCATTTAAGAG ACCTGTGCCGTTGTCCATTGGCTTTATTGCACAGTATTTGCTGAAGCCAGCACTTGGTTTGTTCATGGCCCGGGCATTTGGAATGTCCCCAATGTTCTTTGCTGGTTTTGTTCTTATGTCATGTGTGGCGGGAGCTCAATTATCTAGTTATGCCAGCTTCTTGGGCAAAGGAGATGTGGCTTTGAGCATCCTCTTGACCAGCTCATCTACCATGGCATCAGTCCTTGTTACTCCTGTTTTAACTGGCCTTCTTATTGGTTCTGTCGTTCCAGTTGATGCTGTTGCAATGTCAAAATCGATTTTGCAG GTAGTTCTTGCTCCAGTAACACTTGGCTTGTTGATCAACACTTATGCCAGATCGGTTGTGACTATTCTACAACCGGTGATGACATTTGTCGCGATGATTTGTACGTCCTTGTGTATTGGAAGCCCTcttgctataaatagaagtcaAATTCTTTCTGCAGAGGGATTGAGACTGATCGGCCCTGTATTATCATTTCATACAGCGGCATTCACTTTGGGTTATTGGATATCCAAAATTCAACCATTCAG GTTAGAGGAAGAAGCCTGTAGGACAATCTCGTTGTGCACGGGGATGCAAAGTTCTACGCTGGCGGGACTCCTAGCAACCCAATTCCTCGGGAGCACTCAAGCCGTCCCCCCTGCTTGCTCAGTCGTTGCTATGGCTATCATGGGTCTTTGCCTAGCATCTTTCTGGGGTAATGGGTATAGGATCAGGGATTTACCATCGCTGGTGATTCCAAAAACTGGTTCAGCCCTGAATGCTCAATGA
- the LOC142529476 gene encoding fimbrin-2 codes for MAGYVGVLVSDPWLQNQFTQVELRSLKSFFMAMRRESGGGLKLGELPEKMSRLKHVGENLTVEDRTAVLQDSYENLESEVDFELFLRVYLKLQALATERWGSGAKNSSAFLKSPTSTLLHTISESEKASYVAHINNYLAADEFLQKYLPIDASTNDLFEIAKDGVLICKLINIAVPGTIDERAVNTKRMLNPWERNENHTLCLNSAKAIGCTVVNIGTQDFIEGRRHLVLGVISQIIKIQLLADLNLKKTPQLVELVDDSKDVEELMSLPPEKILLRWMNFQLKKAAYTKTVTNFSSDVKDAEAYALLLNVLAPEHSHPSTLKVKNHLERAKLVLEHADRMGCKRYLTAKDIVEGSPNLNLAFVAHIFQHRNGLSTQTKQISFLETLPDDTQISREERAFRFWMNSLGNSSCIDNVFEDLRNGWLLLETLDKVSPGIVNWKIATKPPIKMPFRKVENCNQVVKIGKHLKFSLVNIAGNDIVQGNKKLILAFLWQLMRCNMLQLLKNLRYHSHGKEITDADILEWANGKVRNSGSQSHMISFKDKSLSNGIFFIELLSAVHPRSVNWSLVTKGSTEDEKKMNATYIISIARKLGCSIFLLPEDIIEVNQKMILTLTASIMYWTLKQPMDDRPFGSSDSETGSFVDTSSNSTIDDTASESSLDDSNN; via the exons ATGGCTGGCTATGTTGGGGTGTTGGTTTCAGATCCATGGCTTCAGAATCAGTTCACGCAGGTGGAGCTACGCAGCTTGAAGTCTTTT TTCATGGCGATGAGAAGGGAGAGCGGTGGTGGTCTAAAGCTGGGGGAGTTGCCGGAGAAGATGTCCAGGCTGAAACACGTGGGCGAGAATCTGACGGTGGAAGACAGAACTGCGGTTCTTCAAGATTCGTATGAGAACTTggaaagtgaagttgattttgAACTCTTTCTCAGG GTTTATCTCAAACTCCAAGCTCTAGCAACCGAAAGATGGGGAAGTGGTGCAAAGAATTCATCTGCATTCTTGAAATCTCCTACTTCCACACTGCTACATACGATAAGTGAATCTGAAAAAGCGTCATATGTTGCACATATCAATAACTATCTTGCCGCAGATGAATTCTTGCAGAAATATCTTCCTATTGATGCAAGCACCAATGATCTATTTGAGATTGCCAAAGATGGAGTTCTTATTTG TAAGCTAATTAATATTGCTGTACCTGGAACAATCGATGAGCGTGCGGTAAATACAAAGAGAATGCTCAATCCATGGGAGAGGAATGAGAATCATACATTATGCCTCAACTCTGCCAAGGCAATTGGATGCACAGTAGTCAATATAGGAACTCAGGATTTTATTGAAGGAAGG AGACATCTTGTTCTTGGAGTCATATCTCAAATTATCAAG ATACAACTGCTGGCGGACCTCAATTTGAAGAAAACACCACAGTTGGTTGAGCTGGTTGATGATAGTAAG GACGTGGAAGAGTTGATGAGCCTTCCACCTGAGAAGATCTTGCTAAGATGGATGAATTTTCAATTGAAAAAGGCAGCATACACGAAAACAGTTACAAACTTCTCTTCTGATGTAAAG GATGCTGAGGCCTATGCTCTTCTCTTGAATGTTCTAGCCCCAGAACACAGCCATCCGTCTACGCTGAAAGTAAAAAATCATCTCGAGAGAGCAAAATTAGTTCTTGAACATGCTGATAGAATGGGTTGCAAGAGATACTTAACGGCAAAAGACATAGTTGAAGGTTCTCCAAACCTTAATCTTGCATTTGTAGCACATATCTTCCAGCACAG GAATGGACTCTCAACCCAAACAAAACAGATATCTTTTCTTGAAACCTTACCTGATGACACACAGATCTCCAGAGAAGAGAGGGCATTCCGGTTTTGGATGAATAGTCTCGGAAATTCCTCGTgcattgacaatgtcttcgaagATCTCAGAAACGG ATGGCTTCTCCTCGAGACACTTGACAAAGTGTCTCCAGGGATTGTTAATTGGAAAATAGCTACCAAGCCACCAATTAAGATGCCATTCAGAAAAGTAGAAAACTGCAATCAAGTTGTGAAGATAGGGAAACATTTGAAGTTTTCCTTGGTCAATATAGCTGGAAATGACATTGTTCAAGGGAATAAGAAACTAATATTGG CCTTTCTATGGCAGTTGATGAGGTGTAACATGCTTCAGCTCTTGAAAAACTTAAGGTATCATTCCCATGGTAAAGAAATTACTGATGCAGACATTTTAGAGTGGGCTAATGGAAAGGTCAGAAATTCGGGGAGTCAAAGTCACATGATCAGTTTTAAG GATAAGAGCTTGTCTAATGGAATATTTTTCATCGAGCTACTCAGTGCTGTGCACCCCAGATCTGTCAACTGGAGTCTTGTTACAAAAGGATCAACTG AGGATGAGAAGAAGATGAATGCAACGTACATAATAAGTATTGCCAGGAAACTCGGGTGCTCCATATTTTTGCTTCCGGAAGACATAATAGAG GTAAACCAGAAGATGATCCTTACATTGACTGCAAGCATTATGTATTGGACATTGAAACAACCGATGGACGATCGACCATTTGGATCTTCGGACAGTGAAACTGGAAGCTTTGTAGATACGAGCTCAAACTCGACCATCGATGATACTGCTTCTGAGTCATCATTGGATGACAGCAATAACtaa